From one Desmodus rotundus isolate HL8 chromosome X, HLdesRot8A.1, whole genome shotgun sequence genomic stretch:
- the ELF4 gene encoding ETS-related transcription factor Elf-4: protein MAITLQPSDLVFEFASNGMDDIHQLEDPSVFPAVIVEQVPYPELLHLYSGLELDDVHNGVVTDRTLCMTEDQVLEGSFMLADENEATSQTMSTTEVLLNVESPNNILDEKQIFSTSEILPESDPAPATNLPNYLFPVSEPNALNRADDTGDQEGHSLEEKVPREESAKKTGKSKKRIRKTKGNRSTSPVTDPSVPIRKKSKDGKGNTIYLWEFLLALLQDRNTCPKYIKWTQREKGIFKLVDSKAVSKLWGKQKNKPDMNYETMGRALRYYYQRGILAKVEGQRLVYQFKEMPKDLVVIEDEDEKSEVAEATPKASASSTGTARRASSRVSSRAAPQSKGSPPWEKPKVQQVGLQSSASLELGLSLDEEIPTTSTVLVSPPEGQAKLTKAASASSVPSNIHLGVAPVGSASALTLQTIPLTTVLTNGAPASTTASTQLVLQSVPPASTFKDTFTLQASFPLNTNFQESQVAAPGTPLILSGLPQLLTGANRSTNPTAPSVTGAGAAGPSSQSPGTVIAAFIRTSGATAAPGVKDGPLRPSSYVQGVVTGAPMEGLLVPEETLRELLRDQAHLQPLPTHVVSRGSHNPNVLGNHTLSPPSCPTVGLTPVAELELSSGSGSLVMAEPSVTTSGSLLTRSSTPASFSPFNPTSLIKMEPHNI from the exons ATGGCTATTACCCTCCAGCCCAGTGACCTGGTCTTTGAGTTTGCAAGCAACGGAATGGATGATATACACCAG CTGGAAGACCCCTCTGTATTCCCAGCTGTGATCGTGGAGCAGGTACCCTACCCGGAATTACTGCATCTGTATTCAGGCCTGGAGCTGGACGACGTTCACAATGGCGTTGTAACGGACAGGACCTTGTGCATGACAGAGGATCAGGTCCTGGAGGGTAGTTTCATGCTGGCAG ATGAAAATGAAGCAACCTCACAAACCATGTCAACCACTGAAGTCTTGCTCAATGTTGAGTCTCCCAACAACATCCTGGATGAGAAGCAGATCT TCAGCACCTCCGAGATTCTTCCAGAGTCAGACCCTGCTCCAGCTACCAATCTGCCCAACTACCTGTTTCCTGTCTCTGAGCCCAATGCCCTGAACAGGGCTGATGACACTGGTGACCAGGAGGGGCATTCTCTGGAGGAGAAGGTCCCCAGAGAGGAAAGTGCCAAGAAGACTGGAAAATCAAAGAAGAGAA TCCGGAAGACAAAGGGCAACCGCAGTACCTCACCTGTCACTGACCCCAGTGTCCCCATACGGAAGAAATCTAAGGATGGCAAAG GCAACACCATCTATCTGTGGGAGTTCCTCCTGGCACTTCTGCAAGACAGGAACACCTGCCCCAAGTACATCAAGTGGACCCAGCGAGAGAAAGGCATCTTCAAGCTGGTGGACTCCAAAGCTGTGTCCAAGCTGTGGGGGAAGCAGAAAAACAAGCCTGACATGAACTATGAGACTATGGGGAGAGCACTAAG ATATTACTACCAAAGGGGCATCCTTGCCAAAGTGGAAGGGCAGAGGCTGGTGTACCAGTTTAAAGAGATGCCCAAGGATCTAGTGGTGATCGAAGATGAGGATGAGAAAAGTGAAGTTGCAGAGGCAACCCCTAAGGCCTCCGCCTCCTCCACCGGCACTGCCCGGCGAGCCAGCTCCAGGGTCTCATCCAGAGCTGCTCCCCAGAGCAAGGGCAGCCCTCCCTGGGAAAAGCCGAAGGTTCAGCAGGTCGGTCTACAGTCATCAGCAAGTCTGGAATTGGGACTGTCTCTAGATGAGGAGATCCCCACTACCTCCACTGTGCTTGTCTCTCCACCAGAGGGCCAGGCCAAACTCACCAAAGCTGCAAG tGCGTCTTCAGTGCCCAGCAACATCCACCTAGGAGTGGCCCCCGTGGGGTCAGCCTCTGCCTTGACCCTGCAGACAATCCCTCTGACCACAGTGCTAACCAATGGCGCTCCTGCTAGTACTACTGCTTCAACTCAGCTCGTTCTCCAGAGTGTTCCGCCGGCTTCAACCTTCAAGGACACCTTCACTTTGCAGGCCTCGTTTCCCCTGAACACCAATTTCCAAGAGAGCCAGGTGGCAGCACCAGGAACTCCACTGATTCTCAGTGGCCTCCCCCAGCTTCTGACTGGGGCCAACCGTTCGACCAATCCAACAGCACCGTCCGTCACAGGAGCTGGAGCGGCAGGGCCCAGCTCTCAGTCCCCTGGGACTGTCATTGCTGCGTTCATCAGGACTTCCGGTGCCACAGCAGCCCCTGGGGTCAAGGATGGGCCGCTGAGACCCTCCTCTTATGTGCAGGGTGTGGTGACTGGGGCCCCCATGGAGGGGCTACTGGTTCCTGAAGAGACCCTGAGAGAGCTTCTGAGGGATCAAGCTCACCTTCAGCCACTTCCAACCCATGTGGTTTCAAGGGGCTCCCACAATCCAAATGTTCTGGGAAACCACACTTtgtctcctcccagctgccccactGTTGGGCTGACCCCAGTGGCTGAACTTGAGCTCTCCTCAGGCTCAGGGTCCCTGGTTATGGCTGAGCCTAGTGTGACCACATCTGGGAGCCTACTGACTAGATCCTCAACTCCAGCCTCATTCTCCCCATTCAACCCCACTTCCCTCATTAAGATGGAGCCCCATAACATATAG